The nucleotide sequence TCTCGTACTAGAATCAGATCCACTCAAATTTCTAACGCCCACAGTAGATAGAGACCGAACTGTCTCACGACGTTCTGAACCCAGCTCGCGTGCCACTTTAATGGGCGAACAGCCCAACCCTTGGGACCTTCTCCAGCCCCAGGATGTGACGAGCCGACATCGAGGTGCCAAACCCCCCCGTCGATATGAGCTCTTGGGGGAGATCAGCCTGTTATCCCCGGCGTACCTTTTATCCTTTGAGCGATGGCCCTTCCATGCGGAACCACCGGATCACTATGCTCTACTTTCGTACCTGATCGACTTGTAGGTCTCTCAGTCAAGCTCCCTTTTGCCATTGCACTCTACGCACGGTTACCAAGCGTGCTGAGGGAACCTTTAGAAGCCTCCGTTACTCTTTTGGAGGCGACCACCCCAGTCAAACTACCCACCAAGCAATGTCCTCAACAATATCGAGTTAGATCTCAGATAAGCAAAGGGTGGTATTTCAACAATGACTCCCCGAATCCTAGCGAACCCGGCTCACAGTCTCCCACCTATCCTACACATCACTTATCCAAGAACAATACTAAGCTATAGTAAAGGTGCACAGGGTCTTTTCGTCCCACTGCGGGTAATCGGCATCTTCACCGATACTACAATTTCACCGAGCTCATGGCTGAGACAGTGTCCAGATCGTTACACCATTCGTGCAGGTCGGAACTTACCCGACAAGGAATTTCGCTACCTTAGGACCGTTATAGTTACGGCCGCCGTTTACTGGGGCTTCAATTCAATGCTTCTCCGAAGATAACATCTCCTCTTAACCTTCCAGCACCGGGCAGGTGTCAGGCCCTATACTTCATCTTACGATTTGGCAGAGCCCTGTGTTTTTGATAAACAGTCGCCTGGACCTTTTCACTGCGGCCAGCATTGCTGCTGGCGACCTTTCTCCCGAAGTTACAGGTCTATTTTGCCTAATTCCTTAGCCATGAATCTCTCGAGCACCTGAGGATACTCTCCTCGACCACCTGTGTCGGTTTGCGGTACGGGTTGTAATAATCTAAGTTTAGAAGCTTTTCTTGACAGCCTTTAGGTACACTATCACTTTGCCCGAAGGCTCCGTGTACTATCGCATTTCTCCATCCTCTACGCATTTTACTATAAAGGATATAGGTACGTGCTTTAACGAACTATTCCGTCAGTTCGCGGTACTTTCACCACTGCGTCACTCCATCACAACTATTACAAGTACGGGAATATTAACCCGTTGGCCATCGACGTCCCCCTTCGGGTGTGCCTTAGGTCCCGACTAACCCGCAGCTGATTAGCATAGCTGCGGAAACCTTGGTCTTACGGTGTGCGGGTTTCTCGCCCGCATTATCGTTACTTATGCCTACATTTTCTTTTCTAAACAGTCCAGCAATTCTCACAAATCACCTTCTACCCGGTTTAGAATGCTCCCCTACCACTTATATTACTATAAATCCATAGCTTCGGTAGTATGCTTATGCCCGATTATTATCCATGCTCGATCGCTCGACTAGTGAGCTGTTACGCACTCTTTAAATGAATGGCTGCTTCCAAGCCAACATCCTAGCTGTCGGGGCAATCAAACCGCGTTTTTTCAACTTAGCATACATTTGGGGACCTTAGCTGATGGTCTGGGTTCTTTCCCTCTCGGACATGGACCTTAGCACCCATGCCCTCACTGCTGTAAATCATTTAGTAGCATTCGGAGTTTGTCAGGAATTGGTAGGCGGTGAAGCCCCCGCATCCAATCAGTAGCTCTACCTCTATTAAACTATATCAGCGCTGCACCTAAATGCATTTCGGGGAGTACGAGCTATTTCCGAGTTTGATTGGCCTTTCACCCCTACCCACAGGTCATCCGAAGACTTTTCAACGTCAACCGGTTCGGTCCTCCATTTGGTGTTACCCAAACTTCAACCTGCCCATGGGTAGATCACACGGTTTCGCGTCTACCATTACTGACTGCATCGCCCTATTAAGACTCGCTTTCGCTTCGGCTGCGTACCTGAAGTACTTAACCTTGCCAGCAACGGTAACTCGTAGGCTCATTATGCAAAAGGCACGCCGTCACTTCACGAAGAAGCTCCGACCGCTTGTAGGCGTATGGTTTCAGGTTCTGTTTCACTCCGTTATTCACGGTTCTTTTCACCTTTCCCTCACGGTACTGGTTCACTATCGGTCTCTCAGGAGTATTTAGCCTTGGCGGATGGTCCCGCCGGTTTCAATCAAGGTTTCACGTGCCCCGACCTACTCAGGATACCACTATGTATTACATTGCTTACCAATACGGGACTATCACCCTCTGTGGTTCATCTTTCCAGATGATTCTTATTCGCTTTGCATACAATATCGTGGTCCTACAACCCCAAAATTGCCGTAACAACTTTGGTTTGGGCTTCTGCGCGTTCGCTCGCCACTACTTACGCAATCACTTTTGTTTTCTTCTCCTCCGCCTACTTAGATGTTTCAGTTCAGCGGGTTTGCTCATCTATCGATGTGACATGTCTTCAACATGCCGGGTTGCCCCATTCGGATATCTGCGGATCTATTCGTGTGTGCCAATCCCCGCAGCTTTTCGCAGCTTATCACGTCCTTCGTCGCCTCTGAGAGCCTAGGCATTCCCCATACGCCCTTATTTTGCTTATTGTGCTCTACTTTTTTAGTTCTATGTTGTAGGTTTTATGTTATAGGTTCGTAAACCTAAAACGTATACCTTATAACTTACAACCAAAAAATGTGCTTTATATTATTATGTTAGTTTGTAGTATGTTGCTTTTTATCTTTAGTTCGAAAACTTACAACTTAAAACATAATACTTACAACTAAAAATATTTTCTACTTTTTAAATGTATCTCAATATGTCAATGAACTTTTTGTATTGTATAATGTATTTTGTAAAATTGTATAATGTTTCATTATACGATATACAATTTACATAGTACAGTAAATCGTGGAGAATATCGGAGTCGAACCGATGACCTCCTGCGTGCAAGGCAGGCGCTCTAGCCAGCTGAGCTAATCCCCCAATTTAATTACGAATCTTTTAATTACGAATTACGAATTGTGGATTCTTAACTTCTAGAATTTCCTTGTAAATAAGTTTTTCAGTTTTTAATTCGTAATTCATAATTTGTAATTCATAATTATCAATTCGTAATTTAAAGTAGTCCCGGGCAGACTCGAACTGCCGACCCCTACATTATCAGTGTAGTACTCTAACCAGCTGAGCTACGAGACTCTGTATTTTACTTATTTTTTTATTTTTTGAACCAACAGTTAAAGAGTAAAAGATGCTTGAACCATCTCTAGAAAGGAGGTGTTCCAGCCGCACCTTCCGGTACGGCTACCTTGTTACGACTTAGCCCTAGTTACCGGTTTTACCCTAGGCAGCTCCTTGCGGTCACCGACTTCAGGTACCCCCAGCTTCCATGGCTTGACGGGCGGTGTGTACAAGGCCCGGGAACGTATTCACCGGATCATGGCTGATATCCGATTACTAGCGATTCCAGCTTCACGGAGTCGAGTTGCAGACTCCGATCCGAACTGAGAACGGTTTTATAGATTCGCTCCTTATTGCTAAGTGGCTGCTCTCTGTACCGTCCATTGTAGCACGTGTGTGGCCCAGGACGTAAGGGCCGTGATGATTTGACGTCATCCCCACCTTCCTCGCAGTTTACACTGGCAGTCTTGTTAGAGTTCCCGACATTACTCGCTGGCAACTAACAACAGGGGTTGCGCTCGTTATAGGACTTAACCTGACACCTCACGGCACGAGCTGACGACAACCATGCAGCACCTTGTAATTTGTCCGAAGAAATTACTGTTTCCAATAACGTCAAACTACATTTAAGCCCTGGTAAGGTTCCTCGCGTATCATCGAATTAAACCACATGCTCCACCGCTTGTGCGGGCCCCCGTCAATTCCTTTGAGTTTCAAACTTGCGTTCGTACTCCCCAGGTGGGATACTTATCACTTTCGCTTAGCCACTCAGTATTACTACCAAACAGCTAGTATCCATCGTTTACGGCGTGGACTACCAGGGTATCTAATCCTGTTCGCTACCCACGCTTTCGTCCATCAGCGTCAATCGTTTGTTAGTAACCTGCCTTCGCAATTGGTATTCCATGTAATATCTAAGCATTTCACCGCTACACTACATATTCTAGTTACTTCACAAAAATTCAAGCCCTACAGTATCAACGGCAATTTTTTGGTTAAGCCAAAAACTTTCACCGCTGACTTATAAGGCCGCCTACGGACCCTTTAAACCCAATGATTCCGGATAACGCTTGGATCCTCCGTATTACCGCGGCTGCTGGCACGGAGTTAGCCGATCCTTATTCTTACGGTACCGTCAAGTCTCTTCTCGAAGAGGTGTTTCTTCCCGTACAAAAGTAGTTTACACACCATAGATGCTTCATCCTACACGCGGCATGGCTGGTTCAGACTTGCGTCCATTGACCAATATTCCTCACTGCTGCCTCCCGTAGGAGTCTGGTCCGTGTCTCAGTACCAGTGTGGGGGATCTCCCTCTCAGGACCCCTACCCATCATCGTCTTGGTAAGCCGTTACCTTACCAACTAACTAATGGGACGCATGCTCATCTTATACCAATAAATCTTTATAATAAAGTCGATGCCAACTCTATTAACTATAAGGTATTAATCCAAATTTCTCTGGGCTATCCCTTAGTATAAGGTAGATTGCATACGCGTTACGCACCCGTGCGCCGGTCTCAAAGGTGCAAGCACCTTCTACCCCTCGACTTGCATGTGTTAGGCCTGCCGCTAGCGTTCATCCTGAGCCAGGATCAAACTCTTCATCGTATATTTTTATATTTTTTGATGTGTTGTTCAAGACCTTTTAATTTCTTAAAAGCTCTTACTCTTTAATTTTCTGTTAATCCAATATGTCTATGAACTTGTTATTCTTTTTTTGCTTGCTTAGTTTGTTTTTCTAAGCGGTTGCAAAAGTAAAAACTTCTTTTTTTAAAAAAAATTAAGCGATTTTTTTATTTAAATTTTGAAGAACTTTTTCCCAAAATCCCTTTCGGAATCGGATTGCAAAGCTACATCCTTTTTTAAATACAATCCAAATTTATTTTTTTAAACTTTTCTTGTGTTACTAAATCTTTAAAAGAACGTTTTTGTTTTTCAACGGTGCAAAGATAGCTACTCTTTTTTTCTATTTCCTAATTATTTTTAATCTTTTTTTATCGTTATTTTTTTATTACCTTACTGTTAAGTAATTAGAAAATTATTTTAACAGTTGAAGAGGAGCAATAAAAATATAATCCATCTATAGAATGATATTCTTAAGGTTATTTTCTATATAAAAAAAGCTCGTTTAACAAATAAAACCACGCTTTTGCGTGGTTTTATTTGTTTAAAATTTCTATATTTTTAGAATTGTTCTCTTCCTGCAAAGTGGAAAGCTGCTTCAATTTCTGCATTTTCATCAGAATCTGAACCGTGAACTGCATTTTCACCAATTGATTTTGCGTATTTTTTACGGATTGTTCCTTCTGCAGCATCAGCTGGGTTTGTAGCACCAATTAATGTACGAAAATCTTCTACAGCATTCTCTTTTTCTAAAATAGCCGCTACAATTGGTCCTCTTGACATGAATTCTACCAATTCTCCATAAAACGGACGCTCTGCATGAACTTCGTAAAATTTCTTAGCATCAGCAACTGTTAATTGCGTTAATTTCATTGCAACGATTCTGAAACCTCCTTCAGCAATCATATTTAATATTCCACCAATACTTCCCGCTTCTACAGCGTCTGGTTTAATCATTGTAAATGTTCTTGTACCTGCCATTTTTTAAGTTTAATTTGTTTGCAAAAATAACTATTTTATAAAAATATAAGCCATTTTAATTTAAATACTTTGTAAATTTACAGAAACTTATTTGCACAATGAAACACGATGTTGAAAACAGGGATGATTTAGAAAAATTGGTTCGGACTTTTTATGATAAAGTACGGAAAGATGGAGAAATTGGACCGATTTTTAATTCGATTATTACCGATTGGGAATCTCATTTACAAAAGATTACCGATTTTTGGGAACAACACATTTTCGGAGTTCACAAGTATAAAGGAAATCCGATTGAAACTCACAATAAAGTTGATGCCAAAACTAACCACAATGTAACGGCACATAACTTTGGAACCTGGCTTTTTTATTGGATGCAGACGTTAGACGAACTTTTTGACGGACCAAACAAAGAAGTATTAAAGTTTAAAGCCCGTAAAATGCAAACTGTTTTTTTTGTAAATATGGTACAGGCAAGATCAAAAACGGTTTAAATTTTTGATCCAAATTGTAAAATATATCCGTTATTGTCTTTAATGGCAAATTCGGTCATTCCCCATTCAAAAGTTTCTAAAGGATATACAATTTCAACAGAATTTTTTAAGATGTTCCAAAACTCTTCTGCATTTTCAATTTCAAAATAGAATGATCCTGTAAAACTAATTTTATCAAACTTTATATGAGTATTTGGTTTAATTTCGTTTTTATGCAAAGAAGCCCATTGCCATTCTTCATTAAATTCGGCACAAGTGAAACCTAAAACATCTGTATAAAATTTTATAGTTTCGGTTATGTTTTCTGTATAAAGTATCGGAGTTAATCTTTTGAATTTCATATTCATTAAATTAAAATATCACTTTCTAAATCAGATTTTTCAATCAAAAATTCAAAACCTAAACGTTCAACTACTTCAATTACCAGTTTTTTGTACCAGTTTTCTGACTTTGGATGAATGTACAAACGTTCAATCATTTCGTTTACATCAATTAACACCTTAACACCTTCGTTGACCTGAAGATCTAAATGAGTAACATCGGTAATTACTCGGACTTCATGTTCATATTGAAAACTCTTTCTCTTGAAAAGAAACGGGAAAAAATCATCGTCAAACGGAATGTGCTCTTTTTTATAGTCGATATAATTTACCTCGCCAATAAACTGATCGGCTCTAGGTTCGATCAAGGCTTTTTTTAATCGACCAATTGTAGATTGAATAGCCAAACCTTCGTTATTCTTTGTAAAAACCTGCCACATAGCATAACTTTCGTACGAATTGGCATGCCAGCTGCTTATAACAATGTTTTTTCGTTTTGATTTATAGGCATCTAAATACTCCGGATTATCTGCCAGCAGTTTTTTAATTTCTTCGTACGTTGGTTCGCTAAAAGTACCTTCAAACTGATCTTCAAACTTATCAGATCGAGCCATAAACATACGTTTAGAAAGCAATAAATCAAGAAATTTAGAAAGATCTAAATACTTCCAAATTATGGTATCATTTTCGGGAATATGTAGTTTTTGGTTTTCTTTAAACATCCTTTTATCCTTTTATGTTTTAAAGTTAGAAATTACTGTCGAGATTTTAGTACATTGTAAGGTTGTTTTTTAGTTAATCTTCATCAGGAATATACTCTAAAATATCACTTGGCTGGCAGTTTAGTTCTTTGCAAATAGCTTCTAAAGTAGAAAAGCGAATAGCTTTAGCTTTCCCCGTTTTTAAAATAGAAAGATTT is from Flavobacterium dauae and encodes:
- a CDS encoding nucleoside-diphosphate kinase — encoded protein: MAGTRTFTMIKPDAVEAGSIGGILNMIAEGGFRIVAMKLTQLTVADAKKFYEVHAERPFYGELVEFMSRGPIVAAILEKENAVEDFRTLIGATNPADAAEGTIRKKYAKSIGENAVHGSDSDENAEIEAAFHFAGREQF
- a CDS encoding group III truncated hemoglobin; this encodes MKHDVENRDDLEKLVRTFYDKVRKDGEIGPIFNSIITDWESHLQKITDFWEQHIFGVHKYKGNPIETHNKVDAKTNHNVTAHNFGTWLFYWMQTLDELFDGPNKEVLKFKARKMQTVFFVNMVQARSKTV
- a CDS encoding VOC family protein, translating into MKFKRLTPILYTENITETIKFYTDVLGFTCAEFNEEWQWASLHKNEIKPNTHIKFDKISFTGSFYFEIENAEEFWNILKNSVEIVYPLETFEWGMTEFAIKDNNGYILQFGSKI
- a CDS encoding helix-turn-helix domain-containing protein, translated to MAIIVNLDVMLAKRKMQSQELADKIGITTANLSILKTGKAKAIRFSTLEAICKELNCQPSDILEYIPDED